Part of the Microbispora sp. ZYX-F-249 genome is shown below.
AAGGGCGGGCACGGGCAGCGCCGCCCCATGTCCTGGACCACTGTGGCACGGCTCACCCTCGCCGGCCGCCCCCCGATCGTCTGACCCGGCGACCCAGCCCGGACTTCACACAATTCGAAGGGCCGTTCTCGCCGGGCAGGCCGCACGCGGCAGGGCGGTAAGGTCGCCTGCGGCGACAAGATCTCCGCGTGGAGGCCGTATGGATCAGGTACGGACCTGGGACCAGGACGTGCCGCTGCGGTGGCTGCTGATCGATGAGGGAAGCAGCGGCGTGGACGGCTCCGATGTCCGCATGGCGCTGTGTGCCGACATCGACGGATTGTTCGTCGACCCGGAACCGCCCGCAGCCCCAGAGCACTACACCTTGATCGGCTGTGAACCGGCGGGCCCGCTGCATGAGGCGCTGCGGCATGTCGGCACCGACCGGGCGTGGCTGGCCAGCATCATGCTGGACCCGGTGCACAATCCCCAGGACCTTCCGCGTGATTGCGAGCCCTACAGCATTGGCTGCTCGTGCATTGAGGAGCTGTTCGATGTCACCGTGCTCGGTCGGCGTCCCTCGGCGGCGGGGTTCGGGCTCATCGACATCGACCTGCGCGGTCATCTGCGCATCCTGGAGGAGATGCACTGGCCGCCGGCGCAGCCCCCCGCAGCGCACAAGGTCATGCTGACCGGACTGGGGGAGGAGCCGCTGGGCCACTGCCTGCGCACCAGGGGGATCTTCCGAGAGCGCCCGCGTCCCCCGGCGCATCCGCTGACCCTCATCGGCTGTCGCCCCGAACCGCCGCTCCACGCCCTGATGGAGCGGACATCGGCCCGGCGCCGCTACCTGCGCGCAATGATCCACGCCGTCGACCACAGCGGGCGCGCCGTTGATACGGCCCAGATGGTGTCGGCCACCGTGACCGGATCACGCCCTTCCTCGCTGGGCGCCGGCCTCGTCGACGTCATTCTCGACGATGGGCTCCACGATCCCCTGCCCAGCAGTGCCCGCGAGATATGGGATCTGTGGCACAGTGGCCGACCGACCCGCCCAAACCTATGGGCCGGCTACGACCGGGCATTACGGCACGAATGGTCCGGCGCAGCCCTGCACCACCGTGACCACAGGCAGCCCGATCGGCCCGCTGGGTACACCTACCACCTCGACGGCCGGTTCGTCACCGACATCGAGGGCTTCTACTGCGCCATGGGCGAGGCGATCAACGGCCCCGGCGGCTACTTCGGCTGGAACCTCGATGCGCTCGCCGACTGCCTGCGCGGCCGATGGGGCGCCGCGCATCCCTTCCGGCTCATCTGGCACCACTCCGAGGTAGCCCGCCGCCACCTCGTGCCAGGCTATGACCGTCCGTCCTACAGCCAGCGGACATGGGGCCCGGCGATCACACTGCAGGACCTGCTCGACATCCTCATCGTCGAATTCGGGATCGACATCGACATGCGATGAGCCGCTACCTCTAACGCCCACACTGGGACCGGCCCCTTACGGGCCAAATGCGCCTCCTGGTTGAAGCGATCCAGATCTTCCTGCCGCCGCTCATCGAAGTCGTCTCCGCGGCTGATCAGGGGACCGCGTCACATTGAGCGCAACCCCGCACGCCGAGCGTCGGCGGCTGATGGACGGAAGTGGTCAGGGGCGGCGCCGCAGGCGGCGGGGGCCGAAGCGGGCCCATGTCGTGCAGTTCTCGCTCGACGACGGCGAGTACGCCGAATTGGAGGAGGCCGCCACCCGCGACGGGCTGTCGCGCGGCGCGTACGCGGCCAACGCCGCTCTGGCCGCCGCGCGGGGCCAAACCGGGCCGCAGGTTTCCGCGCTGCGGGAGGCGCTCAGAGAGCTGATGCGGGCCAGCGAGCAGGTCCGCAAAATCGGCGTGAACCTCAACCAGACGGTGGCGGCACTGCACGCGACGGGGGAGGAGCCGCCTACCCTGCGCCTGTACGCAGCGGCCTGCGTGCGCTTCGTCGCCCGCCTGGATGAGGTGGCGCACGCTGTACTGAAAAAGATCCCGTGATCGGCAAGGTACGGCGCGGCGGGCGCGTGGCCGGGCTGCTGCGCTACCTGTACGGCCCGGGGAAGGCCAACGAGCACATCAACCCGCACCTGGTCGCCGGCTGGCGGGACCCGGGCGAACTGGAGCCGCCGCTGCGCGCGGACGGCAAGCGCGACTTCACCCGGCTCACCACCCTGCTCCGGCAGCCGTGCGCGGCGATAGGCGAGGCCGAGCGCGTGTGGCATTGCATCGTCCGCGCCGCCCCACAGGACCGGGACCTGACCGACGCCGAATGGGCGCACGTCGCACGCGAGGTCATGCACGGCACCGGGCTCGCGCCGCATGGGCAGGAGGCGGAGGCGGTGCGCTGGGTGGCCGTCCACCACGGTGACAACCACATCCACATCGTCGCCACTCTCGCCCGGCAGGACGGCGGCAAGGCCCGCACCTCCAACGACTTCTACCGGCTGCGGGAGGTCTGCCGGGCCGTGGAGGCCGAGCTCGGCCTGCGCCGCACCGCGCCGGGGGACCGCACTGCGGCCAAGCGGCCCACCCGGGCCGAACGGGAGCAGGCCGGGCGGCGCGGCTGGTCACAGATCCCGCGCGAGGCCCTGCGGCGGCAGGTCGCCGTGGCGGCCGCCGCCGCGCTGTCGCCCGAGGACTTCCTCGCCAGGCTCGCAGAGGTGGGCGTGCGGGTCAGGCTGCGACGGCGCGACGACGGTGAGGTCGCCGGGTATGCGGTGGCGCTCGCCCACCACCGGACCGCCGCCGGCGCCCTCGTCTGGTACGGGGGAGGGGCGCTGGCTCCCGACCTGACCTGGCCCAAGTTATGCGGCCGTTGGCGCCGACCGCCACGTGACGAACTCCGGGAGAAGGTCGCGGCCGCCGCGCGTGACGCGCGGAGCGAACAGGAGTTCTTCCGCCGCCTGGCCGAGCAGGGCGTGCTCGTACGGCTGCGCCACAGCCAGACCAACCCCGGCCAGGTCACCGGCTACGCCGTCAGCCTGCCCGGCATGACCCGCACCGCCGACCGCGACGGACGGGGGAGCGGAGAGCAGATCTGGTATGCAGGAGGCCGCCTTGCCGACTGGCTCACCCTGCCCCTGCTCCGCCGCCGGTGGCGCACCGGCGAGGACGGCTGGACGCGGGCCGAGCGGGAGGCGCTGTACGGCGAGGCCGCGCAGGCGGCGTCGGCCGCGGCGGCCCGCATCAGGCAGCACCCTGCTTCGGCCGCCGACGCCGCGTGGGCCGCCGCCGACGTCCTGCGCGTAGCCGCCGCCGCGCTCGGCAACCCGGTCCTGGCGAAGGCGGCCGAGGAGTACGAGCGCGCCGCCCGCACCGCCTACGGCAGGATCCCTGCTCCGTCACCGGAGGGCGTACGGCTGCGCTCCGCAGTCCGGCTGCTGGCGCTGTCCGATGTCATTGGCACGGAAACGACGCTCGCCGGCGTGGTCCTGGTCGGCGCGCTGGCCTCTCTCGTCACCGCGGTCGCCGACCTGCGCCGGGCCCAACACGCGGCCCAGGCAACCGCCGCTCATCAGGCGGCGAATCGGCTGCTCACCCAGGTCACGGTGTCGGCAACGCCGCCCGCTCACCCTCAACCCGTACAGCTACGCCAGGATTCTCCGGGGCAGCCCGGTAGCACGGCCAGGGAGCCCCGGCATGGATGGTGAGCACTACGACGACCCGATGCGCGAAGCACTGGGACGAGCGGCCGGACGCACCGCCCAGCTGACCTCGCTTCTCGCGGTCGCCGTCCAGGTCGGAGTCGACATCGCGCGGCGCCGGGCCGAAATCGCGCAGGCCCGTGACCTCGCGGCGCGGCGGGAACTGGAACGGCAGGCGCACGCCGTCCGGCAGGCCGCCCAGACCCGCTGGGCTCCGGCCCACGACCCGCGCTGGCTCGGCGA
Proteins encoded:
- a CDS encoding barstar family protein, which encodes MDQVRTWDQDVPLRWLLIDEGSSGVDGSDVRMALCADIDGLFVDPEPPAAPEHYTLIGCEPAGPLHEALRHVGTDRAWLASIMLDPVHNPQDLPRDCEPYSIGCSCIEELFDVTVLGRRPSAAGFGLIDIDLRGHLRILEEMHWPPAQPPAAHKVMLTGLGEEPLGHCLRTRGIFRERPRPPAHPLTLIGCRPEPPLHALMERTSARRRYLRAMIHAVDHSGRAVDTAQMVSATVTGSRPSSLGAGLVDVILDDGLHDPLPSSAREIWDLWHSGRPTRPNLWAGYDRALRHEWSGAALHHRDHRQPDRPAGYTYHLDGRFVTDIEGFYCAMGEAINGPGGYFGWNLDALADCLRGRWGAAHPFRLIWHHSEVARRHLVPGYDRPSYSQRTWGPAITLQDLLDILIVEFGIDIDMR
- a CDS encoding plasmid mobilization protein, producing the protein MDGSGQGRRRRRRGPKRAHVVQFSLDDGEYAELEEAATRDGLSRGAYAANAALAAARGQTGPQVSALREALRELMRASEQVRKIGVNLNQTVAALHATGEEPPTLRLYAAACVRFVARLDEVAHAVLKKIP
- a CDS encoding relaxase/mobilization nuclease domain-containing protein — translated: MIGKVRRGGRVAGLLRYLYGPGKANEHINPHLVAGWRDPGELEPPLRADGKRDFTRLTTLLRQPCAAIGEAERVWHCIVRAAPQDRDLTDAEWAHVAREVMHGTGLAPHGQEAEAVRWVAVHHGDNHIHIVATLARQDGGKARTSNDFYRLREVCRAVEAELGLRRTAPGDRTAAKRPTRAEREQAGRRGWSQIPREALRRQVAVAAAAALSPEDFLARLAEVGVRVRLRRRDDGEVAGYAVALAHHRTAAGALVWYGGGALAPDLTWPKLCGRWRRPPRDELREKVAAAARDARSEQEFFRRLAEQGVLVRLRHSQTNPGQVTGYAVSLPGMTRTADRDGRGSGEQIWYAGGRLADWLTLPLLRRRWRTGEDGWTRAEREALYGEAAQAASAAAARIRQHPASAADAAWAAADVLRVAAAALGNPVLAKAAEEYERAARTAYGRIPAPSPEGVRLRSAVRLLALSDVIGTETTLAGVVLVGALASLVTAVADLRRAQHAAQATAAHQAANRLLTQVTVSATPPAHPQPVQLRQDSPGQPGSTAREPRHGW